One genomic region from Cryptococcus neoformans var. grubii H99 chromosome 10, complete sequence encodes:
- a CDS encoding rab family protein, whose product MSRTTSFKLVLLGESAVGKSSLVLRFVRNEFSDFRESTIGAAFLTQSVNLDESTTIKFEIWDTAGQERYKSLAPIYFRNSNAAVIVYDITQPPETSFEKAKSWVRELHRQADPSIVIMLVGNKTDMESQRKTSREMGEQYAKEEGLLFAEASAKTGEGVEELFMEIAKKLPLAPPPPRGQVAGGKGVQVSGQEDSATLSACTC is encoded by the exons ATGTCTCGAACAACCTCGTTTAAGCTCGTCCTTCTCG GAGAATCTGCTGTTGGGAAAAGTAGCTTAGTTCTCAGATTC GTGCGAAATGAGTTCTCAGACTTCAG GGAATCAACTATCG GCG CTGCATTCCTTACTCAATCAGTAAATCTTGACGAGTCTACAACTATCAAATTCGAGATATGGGATACT GCAGGACAAGAAC GCTACAAGTCACTGGCTCCCATCTACTTTAGAAACTCAAACGCCGCCGTAATTGTTTACGACATTACCCAA CCCCCTGAA ACATCCTTTGAAAAGGCCAAGTCCTGGGTGCGGGAACTCCATCGTCAGGCCGACCCGTCAATCGTGATTATGCTTGTTGGAAACAAGACGGATATGGAATCTCAACGGAAAACGTCTCGTGAGATGGGTGAACAGTAtgccaaggaagaaggactGCTGTTTGCAGAAGCTAGTGCGAAgactggagaaggagtcGAGGAACTTTTTATGGAGATCG CTAAGAAGCTTCCTCTTGCcccaccgccgccgagAGGGCAAGTTGCAGGTGGTAAAGGTGTTCAAGTATCCGGACAGGAAGACTCTGCCACTCTTTCAGCTTGTACATGTTAA
- a CDS encoding nucleolar essential protein 1 encodes MSDTPPKRRAADANAVPQKSSKMSATAPPFNPTRPLTKKPAASFHDIAQEFKPKVANEEVEDAMEVDKEAEGSARVTKPLPGGKRNVQRADFVPVQASVPKSTEDKENTRRLIVVLSQACLEAYKISSGSAGKSSGKEAKYALLNCDDHQGILAKTGRDIADARPDITHQCLLTLLDSPLNKAGLLQVYIHTAKGVLIEVNPSVRIPRTFKRFSGLMVQLLHKLSIRGVNGSEKLLRVIKNPITDHLPTNCIKLTLSADAPTVRLSKYLQTLPESHSICVFVGAMARGADNFADQFVDQKISISDYSLSASVACGKFCCAMEEIWDIV; translated from the exons ATGTCAGACACCCCTCCCAAGCGACGTGCTGCCGATGCCAACGCTGTTCCTCAAAAATCTTCCAAAATGTCCGCGACAGCACCTCCCTTCAACCCCACTCGCCCTTTAACGAAAAAACCTGCCGCTTCATTCCACGATATCGCCCAAGAATTCAAGCCCAAGGTCGCAAATGAGGAAGTAGAGGATGCTATGGAGGTGGATAAGGAAGCGGAGGGTTCTGCGAGGGTTACAAAGCCTTTGCCTGGTGGGAAGAGAAACGTACAGAGGGCGGACTTCGTGCCTGTCCAGGCTTCTGTACCCAAGTCTAccgaggacaaggagaatACCAGAAGATTGATTGTTGTGCTTTCACAA GCTTGCCTCGAAGCGTATAAGATTTCGTCTGGTTCGGCAGGCAAGAGCTCTGGAAAGGAAGCAAAATACGCTTTATTGAACTGTGACGACCACCAGGGGATTTTGGCCAAGACGGGTAGAGATATTGCCGATGCTCGACCTGACATCACACATCAA TGCCTCTTGACCCTTCTTGACTCTCCTCTCAACAAGGCCGGTCTCTTGCAGGTGTATATCCATACGGCAAAGGGTGTATTGATTGAGGTGAACCCTAGTGTTAGGATACCGCGAACCTTCAAGCGTTTTTCTGGGTTGATGG TTCAGTTGCTTCACAAACTCTCCATAAGGGGTGTTAACGGTAGCGAGAAGCTTTTGAGAGTTATCAAGAACCCTATCACTGATCACCTTCCTACCAACTGCATCAAACTTA CCCTTTCTGCCGATGCCCCTACTGTTCGATTGTCCAAGTACCTTCAGACTCTTCCTGAGTCCCATTCTATCTGTGTCTTCGTTGGTGCCATGGCTAGAGG AGCGGACAACTTTGCAGACCAGTTTGTCGACCAGAAGATCTCAATCAGCGATTACAGTCTTTCGGCGTCTGTGGCATGTGGGAAGTTCTGCTGTGCGATG GAGGAGATTTGGGACATTGTCTAA
- a CDS encoding arp2/3 complex 21 kda subunit, which translates to MPAYHSAFNQDTSVRQVGNTAILPITTKIRGPAPLSSDPSQPDIIDESLDLFRANCLFRNFEIKGPADRLLIYLILFISDCLTKLAPTAGKPSPSYQEATKVLQTLSVDNFALPGDAGFPLNSLYHPPASRVDADHLRSYLTQTRCELALRLCDRIYPHEQVIGPDGQPTGQLGPRATKPSKWWMSFQKRRFMGRSLGV; encoded by the exons ATGCCA GCATACCACTCCGCATTCAACCAAGACACCTCCGTCAGGCAAGTCGGCAACACCGCCATCCTCCCTATCACCACAAAGATCAGGGGTCCCGCACCTTTGTCCT CCGACCCAAGTCAGCCAGATATCATTGACGAGTCTTTGGACTT GTTCAGAGCAAACTGTCTTTTCCGAAACTTTGAGATTAAGG GCCCCGCCGACCGTCTTCTCATCtacctcatcctcttcatctccgaTTGTCTCACCAAGCTCGCCCCGACCGCTGGCAaaccctctccatcctatCAAGAAGCCACCAAGGTCCTCCAAACCCTTTCAGTTGACAACTTTGCTCTTCCTGGTGATGCGGGATTTCCTTTGAATAGCTTGTATCACCCGCCTGCCTCACGAGTAGATGCCG ACCACCTCCGATCGTACCTTACCCAAACTCGATGCGAGCTTGCGCTCCGTTTGTGTGATAGGATTTACCCCCACGAGCAGGTGATTGGCCCTGATGGACAACCAACGGGACAGCTGGGACCTAGAGCTACAAAGCCTAGCAAGTGGTGGATGTCTTTCCAGAAAAGACG GTTCATGGGAAGATCGCTTGGCGTTTAA
- a CDS encoding dihydrofolate reductase: MRPLLNALRTMQTTAKASTPSITAIVAATAENGIGLNGGLPWRLPGEMKYFARVTTGETPSSDPSEQNVVIMGRKTWESIPSRFRPLKNRRNVVISGKGVDLGTAENSITYTDIPSALSSLRSTTKSDRSPRIFLIGGSTLYTSSLLPSTVPSLNSSTSTPPQSFSQPLIDRILLTRILSPFECDAYLEDFAAHTKPDGTKIWKKTSIEEFREWIGWDIEEQVEEKGVKHIFEMWVLNQ; this comes from the exons ATGCGGCCGCTCCTCAACGCCCTCCGCACAATGCAGACCACAGCCAAGGCGTCTACCCCGAGCATAACAGCCATAGTCGCAGCCACAGCCGAGAATGGCATCGGTCTCAACGGTGGCTTGCCATGGAGATTACCAGGTGAAATGAAGTACTTTGCTCGAG TCACCACCGGCGAAACACCTTCATCGGATCCCAGCGAACAGAATGTAGTCATCATGGGCCGCAAGACCTGGGaatccatcccttccagATTCAGACCCTTGAAGAACCGCCGGAACGTGGTCATCTCAGGTAAAGGCGTGGATCT GGGAACGGCGGAAAATTCTATTACTTACACTGATATACCCTCtgccctctcctccttgcGTTCTACCACGAAAAGCGATCGTTCACCCCGTATATTTCTCATCGGCGGTTCAACCCTATACACTAGCTCTCTCCTCCCGTCTACCGTTCCCTCTCTCAActcttcaacctccacACCTCCTCAGTCTTTTTCCCAACCCCTGATCGACCGTATTCTCCTCACCCGAatcctttccccttttgAATGCGACGCATACCTTGAAGACTTTGCTGCACACACAAAACCTGATGGGACCAAAATTTGGAAAAAGACTTCCATCGAAGAGTTTAGAGAATGGATCGGGTGGGATATCGAAGAACAAGTTGAGGAAAAGGGGGTCAAGCACATATTCGAGATGTGGGTGTTGAATCAATAG
- a CDS encoding dolichyl-phosphate-mannose-protein mannosyltransferase: MHRGVPSPPATRRHTATQHTPWEHRVPPSAYGSAHRHSAFLEATPHDDAELPLYKDTNMELKRRFDEKQQVHADQPIVDDDQGKWEKGYGAGPGVGGRRGLSPRQRIPGWKGIVLEHEEWVWAGAYTLLSMITRFWRIGAANYVVWDEAHFGKFGTHYINRDFYFDVHPPLGKMLVGLAGLLSGYKGNFEFKSGVAYPEDVPYTAMRVMLASFGVVLVPLAWFTSGEMGWSRWTRHWVTICVLCDIGWLCISRFILLDSMLLFFTFTTTLGLVKFRNQRHAPFSEDWWIWLVFTGWSIGCVCSVKWVGMFITALVGLYTIEDLWEKFGDLSMPIRTYITHWVARITCLIILPFIVYASCFKMHFLILNRSGPGDAQMSSLFQAHLRGNDFAESPLEIAYGSTVTLKNYGYGGGLLHSHVQTLPVGSLQQQVTCYHYKDENNNWQIVPPWGADPVDPDGPIRFLKDGDEIRLVHTQTGRNMHSHAIAAPVTKESWEVSGYGNLTIGDENDLWIVEVVDDTHTSKKNNEDGRIHSLTTRMRFKHRQLKCYLRAANAVLPQWGFKQVEVSCTKENNPKDLHTYWNVESHWNERLPPGNAKLYKSPFWRDFVHLNVAMWTSNNALVPDPDKEDILASQPFDWPFLHLGLRMCGWGDHQIKFYLLGTPIIWWFSTVSLAIGLGLAAWYVARMQRGYREWKAGEWDHWLWAGKMAFGGWALHFFPFLIMGRVTYLHHYLPTLYFAVLMAGHILDHFFFASSTRSHIKKLIWFAIWAGVVILSFWWFKDLALGIYGNVNNHWGWGWRSSWNIYN; this comes from the exons ATGCACAGGGGCGTACCATCCCCGCCAGCAACACGCAGACACACAGCCACGCAACACACCCCCTGGGAGCACAGAGTACCTCCCTCCGCCTACGGTTCAGCACACCGACACAGCGCTTTTCTCGAAGCAACACCCCACGACGACGCAGAGCTCCCGCTCTACAAGGACACCAACATGGAGCTCAAAAGACGCTTCGACGAGAAGCAACAGGTGCATGCGGATCAACCTATCGTGGACGATGACCAGGGAAAGTGGGAAAAGGGGTACGGCGCGGGGCCAGGAGTCGGCGGGCGAAGAGGTCTGTCGCCTAGACAGAGAATACCGGGATGG AAGGGTATCGTGCTGGAACACGAAGAATGGGTATGGGCAGGGGCCTACACCTTGCTGAGTATGATTACCCGATTCTGGCGAATTGGTGCCGCCAACTACGTCGTCTGGGACGAGGCTCATTTTGGCAAGTTTGGGACACACTACATCAACCGTGATTTCTACTTTGATGTCCACCCTCCGCTCGGCAAGATGCTGGTCGGTCTCGCAGGTTTGCTCTCAGGCTACAAGGGCAATTTTGAATTCAAGTCGGGTGTTGCGTACCCGGAAGATGTGCCTTACACGGCGATGAGAGTCATGTTGGCCAGCTTTGGTGTGGTTCTCGTGCCGCTTGCTTGGTTTACTTCCGGAGAGATGGGCTGGAGTAGGTGGACAAGGCATTGGGTGACCATCTGTGTATTGTGTG ACATTGGATGGCTTTGTATTTCCCGATTTATTCTTCTCGACTCCATGCTCTTATTCTTCACCTTTACGACCACTCTTGGTCTTGTCAAGTTCCGCAATCAACGACACGCCCCATTTAGCGAGGACTGGTGGATATGGCTTGTCTTCACGGGATGGTCGATCGGTTGCGTGTGTAGTGTCAAGTGGGTGGGAATGTTTATCACCGCGCTTGTCGGCCTTTACACGATTGAAGATTTGTGGGAAAAGTTTGGTGACCTCTCGATGCCCATT CGCACGTACATCACCCATTGGGTTGCCCGAATCACCTGCCTTATAatccttcccttcatcGTCTACGCCTCGTGTTTCAAAATGcatttcctcatcctcaaccgATCCGGCCCCGGTGACGCCCAAAtgtcttccctcttccaagcCCACTTGCGTGGTAACGACTTTGCCGAGTCTCCTCTCGAAATCGCCTATGGCAGTACCGTCACCTTGAAAAACTATGGCTATGGCGGTGGTTTACTGCACTCGCATGTGCAGACTTTACCCGTGGGAAGTCTTCAGCAACAGGTCACATGTTATCACTACAAAGACGAGAACAACAACTGGCAGATCGTACCCCCCTGGGGCGCCGATCCTGTTGATCCAGACGGGCCGATTAGGTTTTTGAAAGACGGCGACGAGATCCGACTTGTGCATACCCAAACTGGACGAAACATGCACTCTCACGCTATCGCCGCGCCAGTCACCAAGGAGAGCTGGGAAGTCTCCGGGTATGGTAATCTTACCATTGGCGACGAGAATGATCTCTGGATTGTCGAGGTCGTCGATGATACCCACACGTCCAAGAAAAATAACGAAGACGGTCGTATCCACTCGCTGACCACACGAATGAGGTTCAAGCACCGCCAATTGAAATGTTACCTTCGCGCCGCCAACGCGGTCTTGCCTCAGTGGGGTTTCAAACAGGTAGAAGTTTCCTGTacaaaagaaaacaatCCCAAGGATTTACACACGTACTGGAACGTCGAGTCTCACTGGAACGAGCGAT TGCCCCCTGGGAACGCCAAATTGTACAAATCTCCCTTCTGGCGCGACTTTGTCCACCTCAACGTTGCCATGTGGACATCCAACAATGCTCTCGTCCCGGACCCCGACAAGGAAGACATTCTCGCTTCTCAACCATTCGACTGGCCATTCCTTCACCTTGGTCTTCGTATGTGCGGCTGGGGTGATCACCAGATCAAGTTTTACCTCCTCGGCACACCTATCATCTGGTGGTTCTCAACTGTCAGCTTGGCTATTGGTTTAGGCCTGGCTGCTTGGTATGTGGCGAGGATGCAGAGGGGGTACAGGGAATGGAAAGCGGGAGAATGGGATCATTGGCTTTGGGCGGGTAAGATGGCGTTTGGTGGCTGGGCTTTGCATTTCT TCCCCTTTTTGATTATGGGTCGAGTTACATATCTTCACCATTAT CTTCCCACATTATATTTTGCTGTTCTCATGGCCGGGCACATCCTCgaccacttcttcttcgcttcctcCACCCGTTCACACATTAAAAAGCTCATTTGGTTTGCCATCTGGGCAGGAGTGGTGATACTGAGCTTCTGGTGGTTCAAGGACCTCGCGCTTGGTATCTATGGTAACGTGAATAATCactggggatggggatggaggTCATCGTGGAATATCTACAACTGA
- a CDS encoding large subunit ribosomal protein L4e: MAARPTVTVWSATGEASGSLPLPAVFTAPIRLDVVQQVHKSIAKNRRQAYAVAENAGHQTSAESWGTGRAVARIPRVGGGGTQRSGQAAFGNMCRGGRMFAPTKTWRKWHVKVNQNQRRYAVASALAASALPSLVLARGHRIEQIQEVPLVLSSSVESTEKTKAAVELLKTVAAYPDISKVSNSRKIRAGKGKMRNRRYRQRRGPLVVYAKDEGIVRAFKNVPGVETCPVESLNLLQLAPGGHVGRFVIWTESAIAALDSVYEKKSGFNLPTAKISTSDVTRLINSDEIQSVVRPAGQAVQKRPFTQKKNPLRNKAVLFRLNPYAKSLRRQELLASQRKAKGSVKKSVPGSAGKEFLEILHAA, from the exons ATGGCTGCTCGTCCCACCGTCACCGTCTGGTCTGCCACCGGCGAGGCCTCTGGctctctccccctccccgccGTCTTCACCGCCCCCATCAGGCTCGACGTCGTCCAGCAGGTCCACA AGTCTATCGCCAAGAACCGTCGACAGGCTTACGCCGTTGCTGAGAATGCCGGTCACCAGACCTCTGCCGAGTCTTGGGGTACCGGTCGTGCCGTTGCGCGTATCCCCCGtgttggcggtggtggtacCCAGCGATCCGGCCAGGCCGCGTTCGGTAACATGTGCCGAGGTGGTCGAATGTTCGCCCCTACCAAGACCTGGAGGAAGTGGCACGTCAAGGTGAACCAGAACCAGCGACGATACGCCGTTGCTTCTGCCCTCGCTGCCTCTGCTCTCCCCTCCCTTGTCCTCGCCCGAGGCCACAGGATCGAGCAGATCCAGGAGGTCCCCCTcgtcctctcttcttccgtcgAGTCCACTGAGAAGACCAAGGCTGCCGTCGAGCTCCTCAAGACTGTCGCTGCCTACCCCGACATCTCCAAGGTTTCCAACTCTAGGAAGATCAGGGCCGGTAAGGGTAAGATGAGGAACAGGAGGTACAGGCAGAGGAGGGGTCCCCTCGTCGTTTACGCCAAGGACGAGGGTATCGTCAGGGCTTTCAAGAACGTCCCCGGTGTCGAGACCTGCCCCGTCGAgtccctcaacctcctccagctcGCCCCTGGTGGTCACGTTGGTCGATTCGTCATCTGGACCGAGTCTGCCATTGCTGCCCTCGACTCTGTCTACGAGAAGAAGTCTGGCTTCAA CCTCCCCACCGCCAAGATCTCTACTTCCGACGTCACCCGTCTCATCAACTCTGACGAGATCCAGTCTGTCGTCCGACCCGCCGGTCAGGCCGTCCAGAAGA GGCCCTTCacccagaagaagaacccTCTCCGAAACAAGGCTGTCCTCTTCCGACTCAACCCTTACGCCAAGTCCCTCCGCCGACAGGAGCTCCTCGCTTCCCAGCGAAAGGCCAAGGGTTCCGTCAAGAAGTCTGTTCCCGGCTCTGCTGGCAAGGAGTTCCTCGAGATTCTCCACGCTGCCTAA
- a CDS encoding Ras family protein — protein sequence MGPSARMLFKITVLGDGGVGKTAITVQFTMSSFVETYDPTIEDCYRKQWVVDEQPCLLEVLDTAGQEEYTALRDQWIREGEGFLIVYSITSRPTFERVERIVERVLRVKDESGLPLPPLSSSLSNDPYGLATSRSTPTSAGGGGGSGGGGMWAARVPIVIVGNKKDMFHSREVSTDEGASLARRLGCEFYEASAKTNSNVEAAFKCLVKKIKLAKQGGVAVQAERVGGRKKKQKCVVL from the exons ATG GGACCCTCAGCACGAATGCTCTTCAAAATCACCGTCCTCGGCGATGGAGGTGTTGGCAAGACTGCCATAACTGTCCAA TTTACCATGTCTTCTTTCGTCGAG ACGTACGATCCCACCATTGAAGATTGTTACCGCAAACAATGGGTTGTCGACGAGCAGCCATGTTTACTAGAAGTCTTGGATACTGCTGGACAAG AGGAATACACGGCACTGCGCGATCAATGGATTCGTGAAGGCGAAGGATTCCTCATCGTATACTCTATAACCTCTCGCCCGACATTCGAACGCGTCGAGCGCATAGTCGAGCGAGTGCTCCGCGTCAAGGATGAATCGGGTTtacctctccctcctttatcttcctccttgtcaAACGACCCGTACGGCTTAGCAACAAGCCGGTCAACACCAACGTCCGctggcggcggcggtggcaGCGGCGGGGGTGGGATGTGGGCCGCTCGCGTGCCGATAGTGATTGTGGGGAACAAGAAGGATATGTTTCATTCAAGAGAAGTATCAACGGACGAAGGCGCCAGTTTGGCCAGACGGCTGGGGTGTGAATTCTACGAAGCGAGCGCAAAGACAAATAGTAATGTGGAGGCTGCGTTCAAGTgtttggtgaagaagatcaagtTGGCGAAACAAGGCGGGGTGGCGGTGCAGGCAGAAAGAGTgggggggaggaagaagaagcaaaagtGTGTGGTGCTTTAG